The nucleotide sequence TAGTTAAAATTGAGAATATGAGAAAAAATATTTTCAACAACATTAAATGGTTCCCCTATTTAACAAGAATTATTTTAATTGATGACTCGCCCGAATCAAAAAGTACAAATACTTCTTTGGTTTTTGCTTTTCATAATAAAATTATAAACACCTTAAATAAGGTACACACAAAAAAATTAGGCGCTTTGGCAAATAGTCAATTGAACCTTAGATTGATATTAGACAAAGTTAATGATGAAAACTTTGAAAAATTCAGAATTTGTGCCGATCAAAAAATTGCGGATTACGAAGAAGAATTACGTCTGTTTAAATTGGAACAATTGGGTGAAACTGAAAATCATCTTAAAAATCTTAACCTATATAAATTCAATAATTTTGTTAAGCAAATTATTAAGGATAAATATTCATTAACAAAATTGCGGGATTTTATTGTTCTAATTCAAAATTGTAAAAATCCAAAATCACTTCAAAAATTCAACAAAGCACTAATTGCCGAGTTTGAATCAAGAACCAAGGCATATTTTTATTCAAATATTGAACAAGTTAATATTGCGACAATAATTGAAGGCGGCGGTAGAGGTCAAATAAGAACTTACGGCAATTATCTTTTGCAGAGAAAATTAAAACCGATAGATCCAAAAATTATTAAAAAGTGCAAGACAATTATTGATATTACTCCTGATAATTATCTGCGAACTTTAAATAATCATTTCCATAAAAACTTTGGATTGAACTTATTTTTAGAAAAGTATAAAGAATACATTACAAAAGTTCAAAATGAATCGGATAACACAGGAAGATTTTACAATTTGTTAATTGATCTTGGAATAAAAGAAGCATATGAAAACAAATCAGAAACAGAAAAAGATATAATTAAAGAATTTATAAGCAACTTAAGTAATTTGGAAATAACTTCGGTTGCCGATGATGTTCAAATGATAATAAGAGATATTTTATCTGATCGTGTTTTAATGCCGTATATTTTATTTAATCAAGAAGCTTCTTGGGAATATAAAGATCTTTTTCCGGAAGACAGATTTGATATAAATCCCTTTGATCTTGAAATCGGTTTGGATGAAAGCGGAAGAATTGATTTTGACAGACTCCACCAACGATTAAACAGAATGAAAAATAACTTCCAGCTTTTTGATGATACCGGAAGTTTATGGGATAGATTTTGCGAAAATTTAACAATAATTATAAACGATCCATCAAATCCAAGCGGTTATACGGATTTTAATAACGTATCGTTAATTAAGTTTTTGAAATTTTTAAATAACAGCAAAATCACATTATTGTTGGATGAAGCTTATAGTGATTCAGTTAAAATTGAAGATCCAAAAGAACCAAAATGGCGAACAATTTCCAGATATATAATGAATAACATCTCCGCCATGGGAAATATTAGTGCGGTTTCGTCTTTATCAACCACAAAAAATTTAGGCGCTACCGGAAGCAGATTAGGTTCCTTAATTGCGACACCGGCAAGAAAAGATGTTATTGATTTTGCAAAAGAACAAAACGGAATAGAAAAAGGAAACACGAATTCGCTTTATATTCTTGTAAACACATTGGAAACCGCACAGCTTGCTAAAAAGATAAAAGACAGAATGGAACGCGAACTTCCGAAAGAAGCTTCTCGCTACAAGATAAAAGCAAGAATTGAAAAATATATTATTGATGAAATTGAAAGTTTTAACGACAGAAAAGAAACTGCAAATCAAAGTAAATCAGTAAAAAGATTTTCTCCTTTTGAAGGAAGTCCGCTGCATCTATTTTTATTAGATGAACTTACTTCATTAGATAAATTGGATGTTCTAGATTTACCCGATGATTTCAAATATAAAGGCGAACCGTTTTTCAGTTATTATCAAAAACATCTTGTTTCGGAAATTAATAAATTCAGAGTAAATAAAAACTTTGGCGCGGAATCTTTAAAAAGATTAAAACTTGCCAAAGAAGTGGCAAACTCAATTTTAAGCGAAACTGATAATCAGTTTGCTGAAGTTCTTCCATCCGACGGTTCTTATTTATTCAACCTAAAACTGAAAGAGAATTTTTTCTATCAAGATCTTGAAAAATTTACGAAACGTTTGGCTCAGGAAAGAGGAATTGCCGTAATACCTTATCAAACCGGATTTTTGAGATTTTCAATCGGTGATTATCTTCACGGCTCAGATAAAAGTTATGACGTTTTCAAAAAGGAATTTGAAAACGCATTGCGAATTGTTTTAAAATATCTGAAAATATTTAGAAGTGAAAAGTCAAAACCTGCTAACTCCGATAAAAGAGCGGATGATATTTTAGATATAATTTTTTCCACATCTACAGATAAAGACTTTATTAAAAATGTTCTTTTAGATTTTGAAATAATTAAGAATATAAAAAAACAAAAAAAGAACAGTTTAACAATAAGCAATATAATGACGCTGTATCATGCTTTTCCGAAAGATTGCGGAGTTACAATAAACTCATTGAATAAATCTCAAAACTCAGTAATTGAATTTTATGACAATATTGGAGAATGCAGAGATTTGGGTAGTTTTATTAAGAGTAAAGCGTTTTCAAAAATTTATGAAAATCTTCTGCCTCAGATCTATAAAACTATTCCGCAGATTAAGAATTTAGACTTCAATACAGTAATAAATAAATTCGGAAAGCCAGCAATTCAAAAATACATTGATAATAAAATGGATTATAAACCTAATTATCATGTGCTTGATGATCCCGAAGAAATTATTATTATGAAAGAAATACTTATTGAATTGGAGAGAATATTGTTCTCCGATTCAAAAGTTAAAATAATGGCATTAAACGCTTCGGATGATTTTTCTGCTGATATAACCAAGCTTGAAGGAACAAATATTGTTTTGCGTAAATATATACGCGAACTTCTGCTTCATTTTAATCTGCCTTTTGAACAGGACGCAATTGAACCAAATTATGAACAGTTAATAAAAACTTCTATTGAAAAATTTGAAGAAGTCGTTGGATTCTCAGTTAATGAATTTAATTTAAAGCAATACGCGAATATATTTATTGATAAAGTCTTTAAGAGTTTAGAACCAAATTTATTTAAAGGAAAGCTGGAAGGAATTGTTCACAAAACTCTTTTGGATAAAGTCCTTTCCGAAAATAATTCTATTTCCGAAAAACTTTTATACTTTTATTTATTAAAGAAAGATGAGAACTTTTCAATTAAACTAAATTCCAAAGTAAAATTATTATCATCAAAACTTTCGGAAAAAGGAAACGGTGAAGTTAAATTATTTACCGAAGAATTTATTTTCGAAATTTTAACTCATGAAATAATTTTGATGATAGATGATATTTACAGATATAAATATGAGAAAGTAACACAGGACAAACTTCATCAGATTGCAAGAGATATAATTTTATTTTTTGTAAAAATAATCAACAAAACACGCTCAACGGAATATTATGATAAGTATACTCATACTTTAATTAAATTCGTTGAAACCCAATATAGACAGCAGAATTCAAGCATTAATGAAATGATACAGCACGGAATTACACTGCACAAAAATTATGAATTCAGTAATAAAACTTTAGATTCATTTGAAGAAGGCTCTTTAAAATGGATTGAAGAAGTTATGAAAAAATGCGGCGTAATTGCTTCCGAGCAGCCGGTTCAAACACATACAAGAATTGTAACCGATGCCAAAAAACGTGAATACGCAATGCACAAAGTCGACCGCGATATAGAAAATGCCGGTGAAAGAAAATATGAAGATTTAAATGAATATATAAAAAATTTAGACACAAAGCCTTCGGCTGTTTTCTTTAAAAATCGTCTTTCAAAGTTTGTTGCAAATATGGACGCGGATGATTACAGATGTAAAATTATTAAACATGGACTTGTAAAAGTTTTGTATGTAATTCAAAAGTCGTACATTAAATATCTAACTGATAACCATCGTTTAATAACAGCAGATGAAGTAAGTTTGGGTGATTTAAAAGATTTTATTCCTGATGTAATTTTATTTTACGGCGCGCCGGAAAAAGTAATTTCATATCCTCAAATTGGTTATTTCAATATTAAGGGACCAAATGGAAATATTAAAACATTAGTAACCCCTTTAAAAATGAAAACCGATTATTTCGGAAATATTAAAAAACCTTGGCTTACAATGATGAACGAAAAAGTTAAGGAAATGGGCGGAATGCCTGTACACGGTTCTCTGTTTGCAGTTGAAGAAGACGACGGAAGTTTATTTGTTATTCAAGTCGATGGCGACAGCGGAGTCGGAAAATCCGAAATGCTTGCTGCTATGATGCTTAAATGGCTTAAGAAAGATTTACCCGGAATTCGTTCTATTAAATTAATTGCCGGCGATATGTTTTATGTTTTTCCGGATGTAGACGGAAATCTTTACGGTATTGGAACCGAACAAGGTGATTTTTCGCGAGTAACAGATTTTGATCCCGATTTTATTAGATATTACAATTCCCTGTTTGAAAGCGCTGCGGACAGCAACGTTGAAGATTTAAATTCAAGAAGCACAATCAGCGGTTTATGCGATATTAAAATGCCATATAAAATTGATATTATGCTAACCGCTAGTAATTTTGGAAGACAAGAAGCCGGAATCACAGTTTATAAAAATCCTGAAAACTTTTTACTTTATAGAGATTCTCATGGTGAACGAAAAGAAAAAGCAACCAGTTCTGACAATCCTAATTTTCAACGAACATTGTTAAGATATACAAATGACAGAAACGTTGTTGAAGTTATGGATAAACATGGCAATTATCTTGATGATGTTCTCGATTGGGAATTCGATGAATTTACCGGAAAGTATTATCTATGTTCATCATACAAATTGATTGAAAAAATTGATATTGAAGAAGTTGTAAATAAAATTTTTAATAACAAAATTTTCAAGCATTCAGATGGTATTAAATATAAGATAGAATCTGCAAAATTCGATATAATCAAAAATAGATTTATTGCAAATTGTATTTCGGAATCTGAAGACGCAAATTCCAAAGAAATTATTTTAGATCGTACAATATTCAGCAGTTTCTTTAATTCACTTGCAAGCACTCCGGCCGGACAACCATTTGTCGCAGAAGAAGGACAATACGAAATGAAAAAACATCTCGTTAATATTTTGAAAGGCGGAGAAAAAGAAAAAGGAGCAGGAAGACAAATTCGTTTTGGAATTTTATCTACCGATCTTGGTCGTAAAGGTAAAGAAATTACAGGTCCGCAAGCTGCTGCTCAAGATATGGTAAAAATGATTCAAGAAGTCAGAATCTCAAAACCGGAAATAAATAAGAATAAAAATTACGTTAGAAATATTGTAAGAGAAAAATACGGACATATAATTTCTGACGAAAAACAAAACGCGGAAGTCAACAGATATAACTTTTTCTTATATCAACTTGAACAAATGCGTAAGGCGGAATTTGTTAGAATTGATAATGAGAAAGTTCATGTTGATTTAACATCGCTTAAGGGCTTTTGTCCGGTTGAGAAGAAAAAAGAGTTCAGTCCGCTTTTAGTAACACCAAATATTAATGTTGAATTAAACGGTTATACAGAAACTTATGAACAATTAATGGATTTACCGAACAATGAAAACTTTGCAAATGAATTTTACAAGGATTGTGATAAACTTTATATTGCCGAAGGATACAGTAAATCGACCGTAGAAAACAATATGATACTGCAGTTATTATTTATAAATGGTTACATTAATTTAGAAGATATTACACGCGGTAGAATTACTGAAAAAGTAAACCGTGAAACTTTGGCAGCGGCAAAATTTGCTGTTGTGAATAAATTAAGTGAAAAGAAAAATTGAAAATCTGTTATGATCCGATCATTTAGGTCGGATCTTTCT is from Ignavibacteriota bacterium and encodes:
- a CDS encoding aminotransferase class I/II-fold pyridoxal phosphate-dependent enzyme, producing the protein MQIIGKPKIKLRSEAHDYINLYKSLGERAENFMPNDTLNLLKSFVRTCFEEPVDPSKQFLEIDKYLLELKESIPGYSDVSLMIFPHEDSKAFQYREKKQSFEDKLKYFIDTEAVDSKTKEQTTNILNSHDFSIGTPPVTETHLDLMYKMVLGDDVTELRKYRDVIGIVGDTEEAQWNYFMDVLEQMIIQSSHYTTNAEKQDFLSRTFLTVNFKGLDGFIKTVVGGSCDTVIELFSEEIFNKNDVKVIEFKNADDLFKQIESDTTSIFIVKIENMRKNIFNNIKWFPYLTRIILIDDSPESKSTNTSLVFAFHNKIINTLNKVHTKKLGALANSQLNLRLILDKVNDENFEKFRICADQKIADYEEELRLFKLEQLGETENHLKNLNLYKFNNFVKQIIKDKYSLTKLRDFIVLIQNCKNPKSLQKFNKALIAEFESRTKAYFYSNIEQVNIATIIEGGGRGQIRTYGNYLLQRKLKPIDPKIIKKCKTIIDITPDNYLRTLNNHFHKNFGLNLFLEKYKEYITKVQNESDNTGRFYNLLIDLGIKEAYENKSETEKDIIKEFISNLSNLEITSVADDVQMIIRDILSDRVLMPYILFNQEASWEYKDLFPEDRFDINPFDLEIGLDESGRIDFDRLHQRLNRMKNNFQLFDDTGSLWDRFCENLTIIINDPSNPSGYTDFNNVSLIKFLKFLNNSKITLLLDEAYSDSVKIEDPKEPKWRTISRYIMNNISAMGNISAVSSLSTTKNLGATGSRLGSLIATPARKDVIDFAKEQNGIEKGNTNSLYILVNTLETAQLAKKIKDRMERELPKEASRYKIKARIEKYIIDEIESFNDRKETANQSKSVKRFSPFEGSPLHLFLLDELTSLDKLDVLDLPDDFKYKGEPFFSYYQKHLVSEINKFRVNKNFGAESLKRLKLAKEVANSILSETDNQFAEVLPSDGSYLFNLKLKENFFYQDLEKFTKRLAQERGIAVIPYQTGFLRFSIGDYLHGSDKSYDVFKKEFENALRIVLKYLKIFRSEKSKPANSDKRADDILDIIFSTSTDKDFIKNVLLDFEIIKNIKKQKKNSLTISNIMTLYHAFPKDCGVTINSLNKSQNSVIEFYDNIGECRDLGSFIKSKAFSKIYENLLPQIYKTIPQIKNLDFNTVINKFGKPAIQKYIDNKMDYKPNYHVLDDPEEIIIMKEILIELERILFSDSKVKIMALNASDDFSADITKLEGTNIVLRKYIRELLLHFNLPFEQDAIEPNYEQLIKTSIEKFEEVVGFSVNEFNLKQYANIFIDKVFKSLEPNLFKGKLEGIVHKTLLDKVLSENNSISEKLLYFYLLKKDENFSIKLNSKVKLLSSKLSEKGNGEVKLFTEEFIFEILTHEIILMIDDIYRYKYEKVTQDKLHQIARDIILFFVKIINKTRSTEYYDKYTHTLIKFVETQYRQQNSSINEMIQHGITLHKNYEFSNKTLDSFEEGSLKWIEEVMKKCGVIASEQPVQTHTRIVTDAKKREYAMHKVDRDIENAGERKYEDLNEYIKNLDTKPSAVFFKNRLSKFVANMDADDYRCKIIKHGLVKVLYVIQKSYIKYLTDNHRLITADEVSLGDLKDFIPDVILFYGAPEKVISYPQIGYFNIKGPNGNIKTLVTPLKMKTDYFGNIKKPWLTMMNEKVKEMGGMPVHGSLFAVEEDDGSLFVIQVDGDSGVGKSEMLAAMMLKWLKKDLPGIRSIKLIAGDMFYVFPDVDGNLYGIGTEQGDFSRVTDFDPDFIRYYNSLFESAADSNVEDLNSRSTISGLCDIKMPYKIDIMLTASNFGRQEAGITVYKNPENFLLYRDSHGERKEKATSSDNPNFQRTLLRYTNDRNVVEVMDKHGNYLDDVLDWEFDEFTGKYYLCSSYKLIEKIDIEEVVNKIFNNKIFKHSDGIKYKIESAKFDIIKNRFIANCISESEDANSKEIILDRTIFSSFFNSLASTPAGQPFVAEEGQYEMKKHLVNILKGGEKEKGAGRQIRFGILSTDLGRKGKEITGPQAAAQDMVKMIQEVRISKPEINKNKNYVRNIVREKYGHIISDEKQNAEVNRYNFFLYQLEQMRKAEFVRIDNEKVHVDLTSLKGFCPVEKKKEFSPLLVTPNINVELNGYTETYEQLMDLPNNENFANEFYKDCDKLYIAEGYSKSTVENNMILQLLFINGYINLEDITRGRITEKVNRETLAAAKFAVVNKLSEKKN